CGGTGGATTTTAGGCGCCTCCTTTATTGGCATGGCGATTTGGACTCTAAAGCCAGACAAAATTGAGGAGGAGGAAACTCAGATTGCCAAACATCTTGGGGTCTTTGGCGCCACCTTTATCACCTTCTTTTTTGCAGAAATGGGCGACAAAACTCAATTGGCAACCATCGCACTTGCGGCTCACTATGCCGCTCCATTAGCAGTTGTGGTTGGCACAACCTTGGGCATGATGATTGCCGATGTGCCTGCGGTGTTTGTCGGCAATAAATTTGCCGCAAAGATCCCAATGAAATTGGTTCACTCCATCGCTGCTGGAATATTTGCCGTAATGGGTGTCTTAACGCTTTTTGGTATCGATAAGCTCTTTTAATTAGGCGAGCAGCAACGTTTTGATATTTTTGAGCTTGGTCCCAAGAAATTTGACATAATAAAAAACGTAATTGGAAAAATTAGAACGCCAAATCAACGCTCTAGATACCAAAAAGGCCTCTAGTGAAATCTAGGGGCTTTTTGGTTGAAGTAAATGTAGTCGCTGTTCGAACAATGCTGAACTTATTAGAGCATTGCGGGTCAGGGTAGAGGGCGCTGGGTGAAAGCTTAAGAGACCG
This DNA window, taken from Polynucleobacter sp. HIN5, encodes the following:
- a CDS encoding TMEM165/GDT1 family protein; protein product: MDSLLISTGVVALAEMGDKTQLLAFILAARFKKPVPIILGILAATTINHGLAGALGAWITSMVNPDVLRWILGASFIGMAIWTLKPDKIEEEETQIAKHLGVFGATFITFFFAEMGDKTQLATIALAAHYAAPLAVVVGTTLGMMIADVPAVFVGNKFAAKIPMKLVHSIAAGIFAVMGVLTLFGIDKLF